One window of Flavobacterium dauae genomic DNA carries:
- a CDS encoding YceI family protein, with amino-acid sequence MKKSILALALATTVFVGCKKEEAKKTEDQTQLEEVKISEKVHYLHKLEWIAYKTPDKIGVPGTFNDIELSGAKDSGNIEQDIKDATFKVVTSTVNSKDSARDEKLLNSFFKLMAGDITGKFVDFKDGKATIEITMNGVTKQKEFTYTIIGDTMVLKGAVDIIADFNGSAAFNSIHELCKDLHAGKTWTEVDINVEITKQ; translated from the coding sequence ATGAAAAAATCAATTTTAGCTTTAGCGTTGGCAACAACCGTATTTGTAGGTTGTAAAAAAGAAGAAGCAAAAAAAACAGAAGATCAAACACAGTTAGAAGAAGTTAAAATAAGCGAAAAAGTACATTACCTGCATAAGTTAGAATGGATTGCTTATAAAACACCTGATAAAATTGGCGTTCCGGGAACATTTAACGACATTGAATTAAGCGGAGCAAAAGATTCAGGAAATATAGAACAAGATATTAAAGATGCAACGTTTAAAGTGGTTACGTCAACCGTAAATTCTAAAGATTCTGCACGCGATGAAAAACTTCTTAACAGTTTTTTTAAGTTAATGGCAGGTGATATTACCGGTAAATTTGTTGATTTTAAAGACGGAAAAGCTACCATTGAAATTACAATGAATGGTGTTACCAAACAAAAAGAATTTACATATACCATTATTGGTGATACTATGGTTTTAAAAGGAGCTGTTGATATTATTGCAGATTTTAACGGATCAGCAGCTTTTAACAGCATTCACGAATTATGTAAAGATTTACACGCTGGTAAAACCTGGACAGAAGTTGATATCAATGTAGAAATTACGAAACAATAA